In Deltaproteobacteria bacterium, a single window of DNA contains:
- a CDS encoding SMP-30/gluconolactonase/LRE family protein — protein sequence MSDTARFELLASGYGLIEGPTVAPEGGLYFSDVLGGGIFHLAAGGAVTTVVPKRRGVGGIAAHADGGIVCSGRDLIHVKDGVTRTLFAIDGLPGWNDLCTDARGRVYAGAVRFRVFDRDVKVVPGECWRIDAAGKASQIYDDVIHANGIAVSPDERWLAHSDTRGARVIVHALREDGSVAERRHIPVSGHADGLAFDETGAFWVALAGAGRIDRFALTGEKLGSLAVPARMVTSLCFAGSDLRDLIVVTADNTLEPAGKGALLRTRAPVAGARVHPARV from the coding sequence ATGAGCGACACCGCGCGATTCGAGCTGCTCGCCTCCGGCTACGGCCTGATCGAAGGGCCCACCGTCGCGCCCGAAGGCGGGCTGTACTTCAGCGACGTGCTCGGCGGCGGCATCTTCCACCTCGCGGCGGGCGGCGCCGTAACGACCGTGGTGCCGAAGCGGCGCGGCGTCGGCGGCATCGCGGCGCACGCGGACGGCGGCATCGTGTGCAGCGGGCGCGACCTCATCCACGTGAAGGACGGCGTCACGCGCACGCTGTTCGCGATCGACGGCCTGCCCGGCTGGAACGACCTCTGCACCGATGCGCGCGGGCGCGTGTACGCCGGCGCGGTGCGCTTCCGCGTCTTCGATCGCGACGTGAAGGTCGTGCCCGGCGAGTGCTGGCGCATAGACGCCGCGGGCAAGGCGAGCCAGATCTACGACGACGTCATCCACGCCAACGGCATCGCGGTATCGCCCGACGAACGCTGGCTCGCGCACTCCGACACGCGCGGCGCGCGCGTGATCGTGCACGCGCTGCGCGAGGACGGCTCGGTGGCAGAGCGCCGACACATTCCGGTGTCGGGCCACGCCGACGGCCTCGCCTTCGACGAGACCGGCGCGTTCTGGGTCGCCCTCGCCGGTGCGGGCCGCATCGACCGCTTCGCGCTCACGGGCGAGAAGCTCGGCTCGCTCGCGGTGCCCGCGCGCATGGTCACCAGCCTCTGCTTCGCGGGAAGCGATCTGCGCGACCTGATCGTGGTGACCGCAGACAACACGCTCGAGCCCGCGGGCAAAGGCGCGCTGCTGCGCACGCGCGCGCCGGTCGCGGGCGCGAGGGTGCATCCGGCGCGGGTGTGA
- a CDS encoding helix-turn-helix domain-containing protein, with amino-acid sequence MKGSSVQPPLTGPHGKREARKCIDLSTRLGLSFAEADAALGVSERHLRNLRRELPVAQLGGKLVLPVDSLREWLRRRAEEAQSKTDAAVREILGSIE; translated from the coding sequence GTGAAGGGGTCGAGTGTTCAGCCGCCCCTCACGGGCCCCCACGGCAAAAGGGAGGCCCGCAAGTGCATCGACCTCTCGACCAGGTTGGGGCTCTCGTTCGCTGAGGCCGACGCGGCGCTGGGCGTCTCCGAACGACACCTCCGAAACTTGCGGCGTGAGCTTCCCGTCGCACAGCTGGGCGGAAAACTCGTCCTGCCGGTTGATTCGCTTCGCGAGTGGCTGCGGCGGCGCGCTGAGGAGGCGCAGTCGAAGACCGACGCCGCGGTGCGCGAGATTCTGGGCAGTATCGAATAA
- a CDS encoding sulfotransferase: protein MLAEAERATGLSDYGSAAFREPLRVLLRSLREEAPLNATGIAMLRGRVLESLMTRLRTEDWIRRNPEVEREVISAPIVVVGQTRTGTTMLQRLLASDPRHHGSLWWEVRFPAPLPGTRWDAPDPRIAIAEAEVAGILAADPEQASIHPWDAQAPDEEIMLLEHSFLSHVPEAFTNVPTYRAWLDGQDWTPAYESLRRFLQFLQWQKRQRGALRERWVLKTPGHLGYLDTLLRVFPGALIVQTHRDPVQTIPSAASLNRSLWRMSSDDFDEREIGRQWQARMAWAVDRCLASREKIPPQQVADVWFQDALREPLAVVERIYAQFGIPMTPAARESLTTWLQDNRRDKRPPHDYTLEEFGLSEAKIRSDFAAYRKRFIEPRLTA from the coding sequence CTGCTCGCGGAAGCGGAGCGCGCCACGGGGCTGAGTGATTACGGCAGCGCCGCGTTCCGTGAGCCGCTGCGCGTGCTGCTGCGCTCGCTGCGCGAGGAGGCGCCGCTCAACGCGACGGGCATCGCGATGCTGCGCGGCCGCGTGCTCGAGTCCCTCATGACACGGCTGCGCACCGAGGACTGGATTCGCCGCAATCCCGAGGTCGAGCGCGAAGTGATCTCTGCGCCGATCGTCGTCGTGGGGCAGACGCGCACGGGTACGACCATGCTGCAGCGCCTGCTCGCGAGCGATCCGCGGCATCACGGCTCGCTCTGGTGGGAGGTGCGCTTCCCGGCACCGCTGCCGGGCACGCGCTGGGATGCCCCCGATCCGCGCATCGCAATCGCGGAAGCCGAGGTCGCGGGCATTCTCGCCGCCGATCCCGAGCAGGCCTCGATCCATCCGTGGGACGCGCAGGCGCCCGACGAAGAGATCATGCTGCTCGAGCACTCGTTCCTGTCGCACGTGCCCGAGGCGTTCACGAACGTGCCGACGTATCGCGCGTGGCTCGACGGGCAGGACTGGACGCCCGCATACGAGAGCCTGCGCCGCTTCCTGCAATTCCTTCAGTGGCAGAAGCGCCAGCGCGGCGCGCTGCGCGAGCGCTGGGTGCTGAAGACGCCGGGGCACCTCGGCTATCTCGACACGCTGCTGCGCGTCTTCCCCGGCGCGCTGATCGTGCAGACCCACCGCGATCCGGTGCAGACGATCCCGAGCGCCGCCTCGCTCAACCGCTCGCTCTGGCGCATGTCGAGCGACGACTTCGACGAGCGCGAGATCGGCCGCCAGTGGCAAGCGCGCATGGCCTGGGCGGTCGATCGTTGCCTCGCGTCGCGCGAGAAGATTCCTCCCCAACAAGTCGCCGATGTCTGGTTCCAAGACGCCCTGCGCGAGCCGCTCGCGGTGGTCGAGCGCATCTATGCACAGTTCGGCATCCCGATGACACCCGCCGCCCGCGAATCCCTGACAACCTGGCTCCAAGACAACCGCCGCGACAAGCGCCCTCCGCACGACTACACGCTCGAAGAGTTCGGCCTCAGCGAAGCAAAGATCCGAAGCGACTTCGCCGCCTACCGCAAACGCTTCATCGAACCCCGGCTCACCGCATAG
- a CDS encoding DUF4124 domain-containing protein, with the protein MRIATFAALIALHLAAPAFAEGEIYKYTDAKGSVRFTTKLDEVPPAQRAAAQASAAARVKKSQPAAPPAAAASDASAVDTHGASANGRVRSASQTPDGIALIRNRLLKGTAASHGIDPKLPVWGVLMEEGLEGGHYYTLVALADGSGSIYFSTGGGVIGGKSVPAINAAARRMVERATRDMQPCGASDRACFEQRPVLQPEKFFGPPGGSNVRFLVLTSRGVYTLSPRKNLTSEELDVLGIPRGEAPPRMPQRGGVGVRAKR; encoded by the coding sequence ATGCGCATCGCCACGTTCGCCGCCTTGATCGCGCTCCATCTCGCGGCGCCCGCGTTCGCGGAAGGCGAGATCTACAAGTACACGGACGCGAAGGGCAGCGTGCGCTTCACGACGAAACTCGACGAAGTGCCGCCCGCGCAGCGCGCAGCCGCGCAGGCGAGCGCCGCCGCGCGCGTGAAGAAGTCGCAACCGGCGGCGCCGCCGGCGGCAGCCGCGAGCGACGCCAGCGCGGTCGACACGCACGGCGCCTCCGCGAACGGACGCGTTCGCTCCGCGTCGCAAACCCCGGACGGCATCGCCCTGATCCGCAACCGCCTGCTCAAGGGAACCGCGGCCAGCCACGGCATCGATCCGAAGCTGCCGGTTTGGGGCGTCCTGATGGAGGAAGGCCTCGAGGGTGGCCACTACTACACGCTCGTCGCGCTCGCAGACGGCTCGGGCAGCATCTACTTCAGCACCGGGGGCGGCGTGATCGGCGGCAAGAGCGTGCCCGCGATCAACGCGGCTGCGCGCCGGATGGTCGAGCGAGCGACGCGCGACATGCAGCCCTGCGGTGCTTCGGATCGCGCGTGCTTCGAACAGCGGCCCGTTCTCCAGCCCGAGAAGTTCTTCGGCCCCCCTGGCGGCTCGAACGTCCGCTTCTTGGTGCTCACGTCGCGCGGCGTCTACACACTGTCACCACGGAAGAACCTCACTTCCGAGGAGCTGGACGTCCTTGGCATCCCCCGCGGGGAAGCACCCCCTCGAATGCCTCAACGAGGGGGGGTTGGAGTCCGCGCAAAGCGATGA
- a CDS encoding hydroxymethylglutaryl-CoA synthase family protein translates to MAGIVRYGSYVPFFRLQRKAIGAGKGERAVASFDEDAVSMAVEAAREAMRAAPAVDSLLFATTSPPYAEKLNGTTIHAALQLPSKVRSIDLGTSSRMGLGALLTGLDLAAAGKRALVCASDVVVGAPGGGRESASGDAAAAFVTGPDSESGAVLIGSASATTEILDVWRLPEDRFAKSWEERFSADMLAPLVADTCARALADAKIAPADLTTVIADAANPRAIANLPKGLKLKPEQSADLLGENVGRTGVAHSLLTLARALDAAKPGDRILVLSLADGCDAAVFEVTSRIAQARPKHTVDAWIASKRNDLAYNTYLKWRGILPFEPPRRPDPERPAAPPMARSLGWKLGFVGSRCADCGMGQLPPQRVCLKCGAVDHMRDEDFAEKRCKIATYTLDYLAYSLNPPTVAGVIDFEGGGRVTCEVTDVEPAAVKIGDELEMTFRRLYTGQGVHNYFWKARPRR, encoded by the coding sequence ATGGCCGGCATCGTGCGTTACGGCAGCTACGTCCCCTTCTTCCGCCTGCAGCGCAAGGCGATCGGCGCGGGCAAGGGAGAGCGCGCCGTCGCGAGCTTCGACGAGGATGCCGTCTCGATGGCGGTCGAGGCCGCGCGCGAAGCGATGCGCGCGGCGCCGGCGGTGGACTCGCTGCTGTTCGCGACGACGAGCCCGCCCTATGCGGAGAAGCTGAACGGCACGACGATTCACGCCGCACTTCAGCTCCCGAGCAAGGTGCGCTCGATCGATCTCGGCACGTCGTCGCGCATGGGCCTCGGCGCGCTGCTCACGGGCCTCGACCTCGCGGCCGCGGGCAAGCGCGCGCTCGTGTGCGCCAGCGACGTGGTGGTCGGCGCGCCCGGCGGCGGGCGCGAGAGCGCGAGCGGCGATGCGGCCGCGGCGTTCGTGACCGGCCCCGACTCCGAGAGCGGCGCGGTGCTGATCGGCAGCGCCTCCGCGACGACCGAGATCCTCGACGTGTGGCGCCTCCCCGAGGACCGCTTCGCGAAGAGCTGGGAAGAGCGCTTCAGCGCCGACATGCTCGCGCCGCTCGTGGCGGACACCTGCGCGCGCGCCCTCGCCGACGCGAAGATCGCGCCCGCGGACCTGACCACGGTGATCGCGGACGCCGCGAACCCACGCGCGATCGCGAACCTCCCGAAGGGCCTCAAGCTGAAGCCCGAGCAGAGCGCGGACCTGCTCGGCGAGAACGTCGGCCGCACCGGCGTCGCGCACTCGCTGCTGACGCTCGCGCGCGCGCTCGACGCGGCGAAGCCCGGCGACCGCATCCTCGTGCTCTCGCTCGCCGACGGCTGCGACGCCGCGGTGTTCGAGGTGACGAGCCGCATCGCGCAGGCGCGCCCGAAGCACACGGTCGACGCGTGGATCGCCTCGAAGCGAAACGACCTCGCGTACAACACCTATCTCAAGTGGCGCGGCATCCTGCCCTTCGAGCCGCCGCGTCGCCCCGATCCCGAGCGGCCCGCGGCGCCGCCGATGGCGCGCAGCCTCGGCTGGAAGCTCGGCTTCGTCGGCTCGCGCTGCGCCGACTGCGGCATGGGTCAGCTGCCGCCGCAGCGCGTCTGCCTCAAGTGCGGTGCCGTCGACCACATGCGCGACGAAGACTTCGCCGAGAAGCGCTGCAAGATCGCGACCTACACGCTCGACTACCTCGCGTACTCGCTGAATCCGCCGACCGTGGCCGGGGTGATCGACTTCGAGGGCGGCGGACGCGTCACCTGCGAGGTCACCGATGTCGAGCCCGCGGCGGTGAAGATCGGCGACGAGCTCGAGATGACCTTCCGCCGGCTCTACACCGGCCAGGGCGTCCACAACTACTTCTGGAAGGCACGCCCGCGCCGCTAG
- a CDS encoding acetyl-CoA acetyltransferase, giving the protein MASRGICDRVAIVGMGCTSFGEHWDKGADDMLVESTQESFKSANVSKDQVDAYWLGTMGSGVSGLVLSEAIKIDYKPVTRLENMCATGSEAIRNAAYAVASGAYDLVMAVGVEKLKDSGFSGLVTGTVPDDGTRPSLTAPAMFSLLAPAYAKKYGVDEGTLKDVISRIAWKNHVNGAKNPKAQFKKEVPIETIKASPKVAGMFGVFDCSGVSDGSAAAILCRAEDAHKYTDKPIFIKALSFAAGPAEGNFSQDYDFTTFQEVVASANEAYKQAGITNPREQISMAEVHDCFTATELVLMEDMGFSPRGTAWKDVMAGRFDGNGAQPVNPDGGLKSFGHPIGASGLRMMYEMWLQLRGEAGPRQIKSPKYGLTHNLGGQPGRCVSFVSIVGV; this is encoded by the coding sequence ATGGCATCTCGTGGCATCTGCGATCGCGTCGCAATCGTCGGCATGGGCTGCACGTCGTTCGGCGAGCACTGGGACAAGGGCGCCGACGACATGCTGGTCGAGTCGACGCAGGAGTCGTTCAAGAGCGCGAACGTCTCGAAGGACCAGGTCGACGCGTACTGGCTCGGCACGATGGGCAGCGGCGTCTCCGGCCTCGTGCTGAGTGAGGCGATCAAGATCGACTACAAGCCCGTCACCCGCCTCGAGAACATGTGCGCGACCGGCAGCGAAGCGATCCGCAACGCGGCCTACGCGGTCGCGAGCGGCGCCTACGACCTCGTGATGGCGGTGGGCGTCGAGAAGCTGAAGGACTCGGGCTTCTCCGGACTCGTTACGGGCACCGTGCCGGACGACGGCACGCGCCCGAGCCTCACGGCGCCGGCGATGTTCTCGCTGCTCGCGCCGGCGTACGCCAAGAAGTACGGCGTCGACGAGGGCACGCTCAAGGACGTGATCTCGCGCATCGCGTGGAAGAACCACGTGAACGGCGCGAAGAACCCGAAGGCGCAGTTCAAGAAGGAAGTGCCGATCGAGACGATCAAGGCGAGCCCGAAAGTCGCGGGCATGTTCGGCGTGTTCGACTGCTCGGGCGTGAGCGACGGCTCCGCCGCCGCGATCCTCTGCCGCGCGGAAGACGCGCACAAGTACACGGACAAGCCGATCTTCATCAAGGCGCTCTCGTTCGCCGCGGGCCCGGCGGAGGGCAACTTCTCGCAGGACTACGACTTCACCACCTTCCAAGAGGTCGTCGCGAGCGCCAACGAGGCGTACAAGCAGGCGGGCATCACCAACCCGCGCGAGCAGATCTCGATGGCGGAGGTGCACGACTGCTTCACCGCGACCGAGCTCGTGCTGATGGAAGACATGGGCTTCTCGCCGCGCGGCACCGCGTGGAAGGACGTGATGGCGGGCCGCTTCGACGGCAACGGCGCGCAGCCGGTGAACCCCGACGGCGGGCTCAAGAGCTTCGGCCACCCGATCGGCGCGAGCGGATTGCGCATGATGTACGAGATGTGGCTCCAGCTGCGCGGCGAGGCGGGCCCGCGCCAGATCAAGAGCCCGAAGTACGGCCTCACGCACAACCTCGGCGGCCAGCCGGGCCGCTGCGTGAGCTTCGTCTCGATCGTCGGCGTGTAG
- a CDS encoding SDR family NAD(P)-dependent oxidoreductase, with amino-acid sequence MSQLRFDGRVAIVTGGGRGLGREYAKLLAARGASVLVNDNGGELDGSGGSAEPAKSVVEEISAARGIAVADTTSVASAEGGEAIVAHALEAFGRVDIVINNAGVLRDKAFHNMTHEMWDTVHGTHLRGAFNVTRPAYAKMRAQGHGRIVMTSSPSGTYGNFGQANYSAAKMGLVGFARTLSIEGAKFDIKANVVSPNAATRMTAGLTGELGPHMGPEKVAPLVAYLCHESCALAGEVMTAGAGRYARVFVGETEGFFNPAATIEDVAAYVARMADDRGYTVPRGVPDASALIAKALKS; translated from the coding sequence ATGTCTCAGCTTCGATTCGACGGACGCGTGGCGATCGTGACGGGCGGCGGGCGCGGGCTCGGCCGCGAGTACGCAAAGCTGCTCGCCGCGCGCGGCGCGAGCGTGCTCGTGAACGACAACGGCGGCGAGCTCGACGGCTCGGGCGGCAGCGCGGAGCCCGCAAAGAGCGTGGTGGAGGAGATCAGCGCGGCGCGCGGCATCGCGGTCGCGGACACCACCAGCGTCGCGAGCGCGGAGGGCGGTGAAGCGATCGTCGCGCACGCGCTCGAAGCGTTCGGGCGCGTCGACATCGTGATCAACAACGCCGGCGTCCTGCGCGACAAGGCGTTTCACAACATGACCCACGAGATGTGGGACACCGTGCACGGCACGCACCTGCGCGGCGCCTTCAACGTGACGCGGCCCGCCTACGCGAAGATGCGTGCGCAGGGCCACGGCCGCATCGTGATGACGTCCTCGCCGTCGGGCACGTACGGGAACTTCGGCCAGGCGAACTACTCGGCCGCGAAGATGGGCCTGGTCGGCTTCGCGCGGACGCTCTCGATCGAAGGCGCGAAGTTCGACATCAAGGCGAACGTGGTGAGCCCGAACGCCGCGACGCGCATGACCGCGGGCCTGACGGGTGAGCTCGGTCCGCACATGGGCCCCGAGAAAGTCGCGCCGCTCGTCGCGTACCTGTGCCACGAGTCGTGCGCACTCGCGGGCGAAGTGATGACGGCCGGCGCAGGGCGCTACGCGCGCGTGTTCGTGGGCGAGACCGAGGGCTTCTTCAACCCCGCCGCGACGATCGAAGATGTCGCCGCGTACGTCGCGCGCATGGCGGACGACCGCGGCTACACGGTGCCGCGCGGGGTGCCGGACGCGAGCGCGCTGATCGCGAAGGCGCTGAAGAGCTGA
- a CDS encoding SDR family oxidoreductase: MSTRRFEGRVAVVTGGASGIGLAISRRLVAEGARAVLGDVNGAALARVCAELGPSAHGVVCDVRVEAQVEALANAAVSRFGALDLGFNCAGLGVFGEIVDLSEADWDTVLDICLKGVFFSVKHEARRMIASGRGGAIVNIASLNSHVPAVGMASYTSAKAGVEMLGRNAALELARHGIRVNTVSPGLTDTPATAGFRDVAGLEGAFMERIPMRRWGTPDEIARAALFLASDDAGYISGSNLFVDGAWETTTYPDLARYRAELASGAESGEPQS; the protein is encoded by the coding sequence ATGAGTACACGCAGGTTCGAGGGCCGCGTCGCGGTGGTGACCGGCGGCGCCTCAGGCATCGGCCTCGCGATCTCGCGTCGCCTCGTTGCGGAAGGCGCGCGCGCCGTGCTCGGCGACGTGAACGGAGCTGCGCTCGCGCGCGTGTGCGCCGAGCTCGGCCCGAGCGCGCACGGCGTCGTGTGCGACGTGCGCGTCGAGGCGCAGGTCGAAGCGCTCGCGAACGCGGCCGTGTCGCGCTTCGGCGCGCTCGACCTCGGCTTCAACTGCGCGGGCCTCGGCGTGTTCGGCGAGATCGTGGATCTCAGCGAGGCCGACTGGGACACCGTGCTCGACATTTGCCTCAAGGGCGTGTTCTTCTCGGTGAAGCACGAGGCGCGGCGCATGATCGCGAGCGGACGCGGCGGCGCGATCGTGAACATCGCCTCGCTCAACTCGCACGTGCCCGCGGTGGGCATGGCCTCCTACACGAGCGCCAAGGCCGGCGTCGAGATGCTCGGACGCAACGCCGCGCTCGAGCTCGCACGCCACGGGATCCGCGTGAACACCGTGTCGCCTGGGCTCACCGACACTCCGGCGACGGCGGGCTTCCGCGATGTCGCGGGGCTCGAGGGCGCGTTCATGGAGCGCATCCCGATGCGGCGCTGGGGCACGCCGGACGAGATCGCGCGCGCCGCGCTCTTCCTCGCGAGCGACGACGCGGGCTACATCTCGGGCTCGAACTTGTTCGTCGACGGCGCGTGGGAGACGACGACGTATCCCGACCTCGCGCGCTACCGAGCGGAGCTGGCGAGCGGAGCCGAGAGCGGGGAGCCGCAGTCGTGA
- a CDS encoding adenylosuccinate synthase: MTTLVAVGAQWGDEGKGKIVDWLAVAADYVVRFHGGNNAGHTLIVGGVKTVLHLVPSGILQKGTVNLVGPGVVVDPKVLIDEISKIRKQGALDDPARLRVSGRAHVITPWHVALDKAREEARREGAIGTTGRGIGPTYEDKVARRGIRVADLLDPPSLRAAVDRMAREKNFELKELHRWQEIAADDVYDELLALGKELAIYVDHTGKLLERAIREDKKVLFEGAQGTFLDIDHGTYPFVTSSNCVAGAACTGAGVGPTRIDNVLGITKAYTTRVGGGPFPTEDFGAGGAWLGEKGQEFGATTGRKRRCGWLDTVVLKEAAIVNGFGSLAVNKLDILSGLAEIPLATAWRIDGKLTPDFPMTLGEVSRAEAVYEVFPGWNEPLSGVRRYEDLPGNARRYLERIESLVEVPIDLISIGPGRDETIARRDPFSRARA; encoded by the coding sequence ATGACCACTCTCGTCGCGGTTGGCGCTCAGTGGGGCGACGAAGGCAAGGGCAAGATCGTCGACTGGCTCGCGGTCGCGGCCGACTACGTCGTGCGCTTTCACGGCGGAAACAACGCGGGCCACACGCTGATCGTCGGCGGCGTGAAGACCGTCCTGCATCTCGTGCCGTCGGGCATTCTGCAGAAGGGCACGGTCAACCTCGTCGGGCCGGGCGTCGTGGTGGACCCGAAGGTGCTCATCGACGAGATCTCGAAGATCCGAAAGCAAGGCGCGCTCGACGATCCCGCGCGGCTGCGCGTCTCCGGCCGCGCGCACGTGATCACGCCCTGGCACGTCGCGCTCGACAAGGCGCGCGAAGAGGCGCGGCGCGAAGGCGCGATCGGAACGACGGGCCGCGGCATCGGACCGACCTACGAAGACAAGGTTGCGCGCCGCGGCATCCGCGTCGCGGACTTGCTCGATCCGCCCTCGCTGCGCGCGGCCGTCGATCGCATGGCGCGCGAGAAGAATTTCGAGCTGAAGGAGCTGCACCGCTGGCAGGAGATCGCGGCGGACGACGTGTACGACGAGCTGCTCGCGCTCGGCAAGGAGCTCGCGATCTACGTCGACCACACCGGCAAGCTGCTCGAGCGGGCGATTCGTGAAGACAAGAAGGTTCTCTTCGAAGGCGCGCAGGGCACCTTCCTCGACATCGACCACGGCACGTATCCGTTCGTCACGTCCTCGAACTGCGTGGCGGGTGCGGCGTGCACAGGCGCCGGCGTCGGACCGACGCGCATCGACAACGTTTTGGGGATCACGAAGGCCTACACGACGCGCGTCGGTGGCGGGCCGTTCCCGACCGAGGATTTCGGCGCAGGCGGCGCGTGGCTCGGCGAGAAGGGGCAGGAGTTCGGCGCGACCACGGGGCGGAAGCGCCGTTGCGGCTGGCTCGACACCGTCGTGCTGAAGGAGGCCGCGATCGTGAACGGCTTCGGTTCGCTCGCCGTGAACAAGCTCGACATTCTGTCCGGGCTCGCCGAGATCCCCCTCGCCACCGCGTGGCGCATCGACGGCAAGCTCACCCCCGACTTCCCGATGACGCTCGGCGAAGTGAGCCGCGCCGAGGCGGTGTACGAGGTGTTCCCCGGCTGGAACGAGCCGCTCTCGGGTGTGCGCCGCTACGAGGATCTGCCCGGCAACGCGCGGCGCTATCTCGAGCGCATCGAGTCGCTCGTGGAGGTGCCGATCGACCTCATCTCGATCGGCCCCGGCCGCGACGAGACGATCGCGCGCCGCGACCCGTTCTCCCGCGCGCGCGCCTGA
- a CDS encoding glucose 1-dehydrogenase, whose product MSGRLDGRVAIVTGGASGMGLASVERFLDEGACVIAADLNAAKGEALASARAERGDAKRLRFVRADVAEERDVAGLVDLALADFGRLDVMFNNAGVGGAFGPITETEVDAWDETFAIDTRSVFLGIKHAARAMIAAGRGGSIINTASVAALTGGGGAQAYSAAKAAVASITQSTSLELAEHRIRVNAICPGVIYTPLMHGGKEEAADEWRAEIQPWPDRGQPEHIAGAALFLASDDSVFVSGHLLVVDGGLTAAGPRLVDHSAGFRKLRKLSGIAYGTTGKKPRYRKLDA is encoded by the coding sequence ATGAGCGGACGACTCGATGGGCGCGTGGCGATCGTGACGGGCGGCGCGAGCGGAATGGGGCTCGCGAGCGTCGAGCGCTTCCTCGACGAGGGCGCGTGCGTGATCGCGGCGGACCTGAACGCCGCGAAGGGCGAAGCCCTCGCGAGCGCGCGCGCGGAGCGCGGCGACGCGAAGCGTCTCCGCTTCGTGCGCGCGGACGTCGCGGAAGAGCGCGATGTGGCGGGGCTCGTCGATCTCGCGCTCGCGGATTTCGGGCGCCTCGACGTGATGTTCAACAACGCGGGCGTCGGCGGCGCGTTCGGGCCGATCACCGAGACGGAAGTCGACGCGTGGGACGAGACCTTCGCGATCGACACGCGCTCGGTGTTCCTCGGCATCAAGCACGCCGCGCGCGCGATGATCGCCGCGGGCCGCGGCGGCTCGATCATCAACACCGCCTCGGTCGCAGCGCTCACCGGCGGCGGCGGCGCGCAGGCGTACTCGGCGGCGAAGGCGGCGGTCGCGAGCATCACGCAGTCGACCTCGCTCGAGCTCGCGGAGCACCGCATTCGCGTGAACGCGATCTGCCCCGGCGTGATTTACACGCCGCTGATGCACGGCGGGAAGGAGGAGGCCGCGGACGAGTGGCGCGCAGAGATCCAGCCGTGGCCCGATCGCGGCCAGCCGGAGCACATCGCCGGCGCTGCGCTCTTCCTCGCGAGCGACGACAGCGTGTTCGTGAGCGGCCACCTGCTCGTGGTCGACGGCGGCCTAACCGCTGCCGGCCCGCGCCTCGTCGATCACAGCGCGGGCTTCCGGAAGCTGCGCAAGCTCTCGGGCATCGCGTACGGAACGACCGGGAAGAAGCCGCGCTATCGGAAGCTCGACGCCTGA
- a CDS encoding tetratricopeptide repeat protein: MRNDRKRLLAEANRELQEGDERAAIVLYRRVLLEEPRNVAVALKAAPLLARTATGFEAWQLFRMASQELMRARRREECLAALKEACRCVPHEFEAWRLCSELELKLGREDAAFATLLEGRRAFRSAPFRPQAIALLERARQLEPWDIEIGLDLARLYAQTDQKHAALELLELLSLRAEGDDVRRVAALRFRITRSPSELWRWAFAWIAPPERRTRDEARPELELELLDPVLPAAVEGRSRPEPTLPLVETVTDEDDPETWHPDERVH; the protein is encoded by the coding sequence ATGCGGAACGACCGCAAGAGGCTGCTCGCGGAAGCGAACCGCGAGCTGCAGGAGGGCGACGAGCGCGCGGCGATCGTGCTCTATCGGCGCGTGCTGCTCGAGGAGCCGCGCAACGTCGCGGTCGCGCTGAAGGCGGCGCCGCTGCTCGCGCGTACCGCGACCGGGTTCGAGGCGTGGCAGCTGTTCCGCATGGCTTCGCAGGAGCTGATGCGCGCGCGCCGGCGCGAGGAGTGTCTCGCCGCGCTGAAGGAAGCCTGCCGCTGCGTGCCGCACGAGTTCGAAGCGTGGCGGCTGTGCAGTGAGCTCGAGCTGAAGCTCGGCCGCGAAGACGCCGCGTTCGCCACGCTGCTCGAAGGCCGCCGCGCGTTTCGCAGCGCGCCGTTCCGTCCGCAGGCGATCGCGCTGCTCGAGCGCGCGCGCCAGCTCGAGCCGTGGGACATCGAGATCGGCCTCGACCTCGCGCGGCTCTACGCACAGACCGACCAGAAGCACGCGGCGCTCGAGCTGCTCGAGCTGCTCTCGCTGCGCGCGGAAGGCGACGACGTGCGCCGCGTCGCCGCGCTGCGCTTCCGCATCACGCGCTCGCCGAGCGAGCTTTGGCGCTGGGCGTTCGCGTGGATCGCACCACCGGAGCGCCGCACGCGCGACGAGGCGCGGCCAGAGCTCGAGCTGGAGCTGCTCGATCCCGTTCTTCCCGCGGCGGTCGAGGGGCGCTCGCGGCCCGAGCCCACCCTGCCGCTCGTCGAAACCGTCACGGACGAAGACGATCCTGAGACCTGGCACCCGGACGAACGCGTGCACTGA